A genomic stretch from Nitrobacter winogradskyi Nb-255 includes:
- a CDS encoding AlpA family phage regulatory protein, which produces MKPELLASAAAPAPTQQSRPAPSVLRKAIRRPRVLDATGWSVPTLYRKMKEKAFPQSHRLDPNGQAVVWWEDEVAAWQRGEWKPMEVTADAA; this is translated from the coding sequence ATGAAGCCAGAGCTTCTAGCGTCTGCGGCGGCACCTGCTCCTACTCAGCAGTCACGGCCCGCACCGTCTGTACTACGCAAGGCAATTCGCCGCCCCCGCGTCTTGGACGCCACGGGTTGGTCTGTCCCCACTCTTTACCGAAAAATGAAGGAGAAGGCTTTCCCACAAAGCCACCGGCTCGACCCGAACGGACAGGCCGTCGTTTGGTGGGAGGATGAAGTTGCAGCTTGGCAGCGCGGCGAGTGGAAACCCATGGAGGTCACCGCCGATGCAGCCTGA
- a CDS encoding AAA family ATPase, translating into MTHNTPQTADSASTFDRTTIRNHFWMLHHLAERANVPGKLVLCAIADKPLGLPPINQHFAIGDVDGMTAAAMAFQGTQYGVYDSRGLMRPDLPEGAKGTQADVVRTLAFTVDADSDHEGVATPHAPLMPNYIVESSKGNYQEVMILDRALPPAESKPLARALGELTGDKMCVPDISRIMRVPGTLNWPSTPKIKRGRSPDPQPVRVHKAWNSWTKVDDLLAVVAANVKPKTIKITAPVPDAVDGVSHDGIRYAEVVWYCQHMAKVWTPDDRETTPDDFELAKRIKLSFPGEDGLNAVLLLGWEDREDELRKRWWNPNDFKTEGENLLTLRGLKEVNWMFRHVIGCPYPPAPPFSPLPIGSPLPEGWRWTEDGRTERTAPSLPGGILPVFSAASLEGLPVPPRRWHVRDWIPAETVTLLYGDGGTGKSLIALQLLASTALGRPWLGRVVEKGACLFVTAEDSRDEVHRRLADIAREHSVPLSKMTDLHIVSLAGEDAILAAPDGRSSILIPTALFAALEAQCIALRPTFVVLDTLADLFGGNEIDRSQARQFIGLLRGLALKYDITILLLAHPSVSGMTRGTGSSGSTGWNNSVRSRLYFDRIRADDNSEPDPDARVLRSMKSNYGRVGEEIVLHWRRGVFVPDSITAGGLMAANDARNRADEVFLKMLALYDAESRGAVSPNPGSNYAPKLFAEHAGAQGLKSRALKDAMDRLLASKRIEAIMTGPPSRMRQHLIVSDRTYQLTKEPTNPIPTPCQPATNGVPTPLPTVPQTLPTPIPTGCYPNPHTPIALRAP; encoded by the coding sequence ATGACCCATAATACACCGCAGACAGCGGATTCTGCAAGTACGTTCGACCGTACCACCATCCGCAATCACTTCTGGATGCTGCACCATCTCGCTGAACGCGCCAATGTCCCCGGCAAGTTGGTGCTATGTGCAATCGCAGATAAGCCGCTGGGTCTCCCGCCGATCAATCAGCATTTTGCCATTGGTGACGTCGACGGCATGACCGCCGCAGCGATGGCGTTTCAAGGCACGCAATACGGCGTCTACGACTCACGTGGCCTCATGCGGCCGGACCTGCCGGAGGGTGCAAAAGGCACCCAAGCCGACGTGGTTCGAACACTGGCGTTCACTGTTGACGCCGATTCGGATCACGAAGGAGTAGCGACACCGCACGCGCCGCTGATGCCGAATTATATCGTCGAATCCAGCAAGGGGAATTACCAGGAGGTGATGATCCTCGATCGGGCATTGCCGCCTGCCGAGTCGAAGCCGTTGGCTCGTGCGCTTGGTGAACTCACTGGCGACAAGATGTGCGTGCCGGATATCTCGCGCATCATGCGCGTGCCCGGAACGCTTAATTGGCCGAGTACACCGAAAATAAAGCGCGGACGCTCGCCCGATCCGCAGCCGGTGCGCGTTCATAAAGCTTGGAATAGCTGGACAAAAGTCGATGATCTGCTCGCCGTGGTGGCCGCTAACGTCAAACCCAAAACAATCAAGATCACCGCGCCTGTGCCCGATGCAGTCGATGGCGTCTCCCATGATGGCATCCGATACGCTGAGGTGGTTTGGTATTGCCAGCACATGGCAAAAGTCTGGACTCCCGATGACCGCGAGACGACGCCCGATGATTTCGAACTTGCCAAGCGAATCAAATTGTCGTTCCCCGGAGAGGACGGCTTGAACGCAGTCCTGCTTCTTGGATGGGAAGACAGGGAAGACGAACTTCGAAAGCGTTGGTGGAATCCGAACGACTTCAAGACCGAGGGCGAAAATCTCCTAACGCTGCGCGGGCTGAAAGAAGTTAACTGGATGTTTCGCCATGTGATCGGCTGTCCATATCCACCCGCGCCGCCCTTCTCGCCGCTGCCCATAGGCAGTCCATTGCCGGAAGGCTGGCGCTGGACGGAAGACGGTCGCACTGAGCGTACGGCTCCGAGTCTGCCAGGCGGCATTCTACCGGTGTTTTCGGCAGCGTCTCTGGAAGGGTTGCCGGTACCGCCGCGGCGCTGGCACGTTCGTGATTGGATACCAGCCGAGACCGTTACGCTGCTTTACGGTGATGGCGGCACGGGAAAATCTCTTATTGCTCTTCAGCTTCTCGCTTCAACGGCGCTCGGACGCCCCTGGCTGGGCCGGGTTGTGGAGAAGGGCGCATGTCTATTCGTGACAGCCGAGGATTCACGCGACGAAGTCCATCGTCGCTTGGCTGACATTGCCCGCGAGCATTCCGTTCCGTTGAGTAAAATGACGGACCTGCATATCGTTTCTCTTGCGGGAGAAGATGCGATCCTCGCGGCACCTGACGGGCGTAGCAGCATCCTCATTCCGACCGCCTTGTTTGCCGCGCTGGAAGCTCAATGCATTGCGCTTCGTCCGACGTTCGTCGTCCTCGATACGTTGGCGGACCTGTTCGGCGGCAATGAGATTGACCGCTCGCAGGCTCGGCAGTTCATCGGTTTGCTGCGTGGTCTCGCGCTGAAATACGACATCACCATCCTCTTGCTCGCACATCCTTCCGTCTCAGGAATGACGAGGGGTACCGGTTCGAGCGGAAGCACCGGCTGGAATAATTCCGTGCGGAGCCGCCTGTACTTCGATCGCATCCGGGCCGACGACAATAGCGAGCCGGATCCGGACGCACGCGTACTTCGGTCCATGAAATCAAACTACGGCAGGGTTGGTGAGGAGATCGTTCTGCATTGGCGCCGTGGTGTCTTTGTACCTGACAGTATAACTGCAGGTGGCCTGATGGCTGCGAACGACGCTCGCAATAGGGCCGACGAAGTCTTCCTGAAAATGCTGGCACTGTACGATGCGGAGAGCAGGGGGGCTGTCAGCCCGAATCCAGGCAGCAACTACGCGCCGAAGCTCTTTGCAGAACACGCGGGCGCGCAAGGGCTGAAGAGCAGGGCGCTGAAAGATGCCATGGATCGATTGCTCGCTTCAAAGCGCATCGAAGCCATTATGACCGGACCACCTTCGCGAATGAGACAACACCTGATCGTCTCAGATCGAACTTATCAGTTGACGAAAGAGCCTACCAACCCGATTCCAACGCCCTGCCAACCGGCTACCAACGGGGTACCAACACCCCTACCAACGGTACCTCAAACCCTACCAACTCCCATACCAACGGGCTGCTATCCCAACCCCCATACCCCCATAGCGCTGCGCGCGCCCTAA
- a CDS encoding site-specific integrase: MRDALRFEKITKNVTALQAAPKVDDDEMAIVQDVPALIDRLRHHRLFPLAMIALFTGMRIGEVLALRWGRVDLDRKVIEVREAIEETKAHGIRIKPPKTKAGRRDVTLPDVLVDVLRDYRKTHLERRVALGLGKLPDDALLFAGPGGSLPSQKYYSKAWSDLDVGVPFHGLRHTHASQLIDAGVDIVTISKRLGHAKPDITLRIYAHLFRKDDSKAAAAINAAFNG, from the coding sequence ATGCGTGACGCGCTCCGCTTCGAAAAGATCACCAAGAACGTCACCGCTCTGCAGGCTGCTCCGAAGGTCGACGATGACGAAATGGCCATCGTGCAGGACGTCCCTGCCCTAATCGACCGGCTGCGCCACCATCGGCTGTTCCCCTTGGCGATGATCGCCCTGTTTACAGGGATGCGGATCGGCGAGGTTCTGGCGCTCCGCTGGGGCCGGGTCGACCTTGATCGAAAGGTAATCGAGGTTCGCGAGGCAATCGAGGAAACCAAGGCTCACGGCATCCGAATCAAGCCTCCAAAGACAAAGGCGGGACGACGGGACGTCACCCTGCCCGACGTTCTGGTCGACGTGCTGCGCGACTATCGCAAAACCCATCTGGAACGACGGGTCGCGCTTGGCTTGGGCAAGTTGCCCGACGACGCGCTGCTATTCGCTGGGCCGGGCGGTTCCCTGCCCTCCCAGAAGTATTACAGCAAGGCGTGGAGCGATCTTGATGTCGGCGTGCCGTTCCATGGGCTGCGCCATACCCATGCGAGCCAGCTTATCGACGCCGGCGTGGATATCGTCACGATTTCCAAAAGGCTGGGCCACGCCAAGCCCGATATCACCTTGCGGATTTATGCCCACTTGTTCAGAAAGGACGACAGCAAGGCTGCGGCGGCGATCAATGCGGCTTTCAATGGTTAG
- a CDS encoding IS3 family transposase (programmed frameshift), producing the protein MRQKSGPEKAPAEQVVKDIRRATRRQFSAEEKIRIVLEGVRGEESIAELCRREGIASSMYYGWSKEFLDAGKRRLAGDTARAATSDEVKELRREAQALKEAVADLTLENRLLKKKHARGWGGRHMRYPASEKAEIIRLVEASHLPARRTLDKLGIPRATFYRWYDRYLTGGIEALADHRSRPDRVWNRIPDPIRAEIVELALRETELSPRELAVRFTDEKRYFVSEASVYRLLKAHDLITSPAYIVIKAASEFKDKTTAPNQLWQTDFTYLKITGWGWYYLSTVLDDFSRFIVAWKLCATMRADDVTATLDLALAASGLDQIAVAHRPRLLSDNGASYISAELATWLDGKGMKHVRGAPYHPQTQGKIERWHQTLKNRILLENYYLPGDLERQVAAFVEHYNHGRYHESIDNLTPADVYFGRGQTILTERERIKRQTIHQRRLQHHLQAA; encoded by the exons ATGAGACAGAAATCCGGGCCGGAGAAAGCACCGGCAGAGCAGGTCGTGAAGGACATCCGCCGGGCAACGCGCCGGCAGTTCTCGGCTGAAGAGAAGATCCGCATCGTGCTGGAAGGCGTGCGCGGCGAGGAGAGCATCGCCGAGCTGTGTCGGCGCGAGGGGATCGCCTCGTCGATGTATTACGGCTGGTCGAAGGAGTTCCTCGACGCCGGCAAGCGCCGTCTCGCTGGTGACACGGCCCGCGCCGCGACGTCGGACGAGGTGAAAGAGCTGCGCCGTGAGGCGCAGGCCCTGAAGGAGGCCGTGGCCGATCTCACCCTGGAAAACCGCCTGCTGA AAAAAAAGCATGCTCGCGGATGGGGAGGACGACACATGAGGTATCCTGCATCCGAAAAGGCCGAGATCATTCGCCTGGTCGAGGCCTCGCATCTGCCGGCACGGCGAACCCTGGACAAGCTCGGCATCCCGCGCGCCACGTTCTATCGCTGGTACGATCGCTATCTCACCGGTGGGATCGAGGCTCTGGCCGATCATCGCTCGCGGCCGGATCGTGTCTGGAACCGGATTCCTGACCCAATCCGGGCCGAGATCGTCGAGCTGGCGCTGCGCGAAACGGAGCTGAGCCCGCGCGAGCTGGCGGTGCGCTTCACCGACGAGAAGCGCTACTTTGTCTCGGAGGCGTCGGTATATCGGCTGCTGAAGGCTCATGATCTCATCACCAGCCCAGCCTATATCGTCATCAAGGCGGCGTCTGAGTTCAAGGACAAGACGACAGCGCCCAACCAGCTCTGGCAAACCGACTTCACCTACCTGAAGATCACGGGTTGGGGCTGGTATTATCTCTCGACCGTGCTCGACGACTTCTCCCGCTTCATCGTCGCCTGGAAGCTCTGCGCCACGATGCGGGCGGATGACGTCACCGCCACGCTCGATCTGGCTCTGGCGGCATCGGGGCTCGACCAGATCGCGGTCGCGCATCGGCCGAGGCTGTTGAGCGACAACGGCGCCTCATACATCTCGGCCGAACTCGCTACCTGGCTCGACGGCAAGGGCATGAAACACGTTCGCGGCGCGCCGTATCATCCCCAGACGCAGGGCAAGATCGAGCGCTGGCATCAGACCCTGAAGAACCGCATCCTGCTGGAAAACTACTATCTGCCCGGCGACCTTGAACGGCAGGTCGCGGCCTTCGTCGAGCACTACAATCACGGCCGCTATCACGAGAGCATCGATAATCTCACGCCCGCTGACGTCTACTTCGGCCGCGGGCAGACCATCCTCACCGAACGCGAAAGGATCAAACGCCAGACCATCCACCAAAGACGCTTGCAGCATCACCTGCAGGCCGCCTAA
- a CDS encoding AAA family ATPase, with the protein MRMTLNFTTREIALALGGEISGRAVLAPGPNHSTKDRSLSIKVDPTAPDGFVVHSFAGDNPITCKDYVRDKLGLRWEPQKKNGVDPIRRMQERVSTPPAEYVYRLEDGTPYLRVKRTSEKQFYQSHWNGQAWVNGAPKGLKVPYRLPEMVQAARDGVMDIMIVEGEKDADNLAALGCIATTNSAGAEKFAPELAKWFKDRNVYVLPDNDEAGERHAKQVVETLQKVARSVRVVRLPGLPDKGDVSDWIEAGGTADELADLLRDAPAAEGPASRFKFETFSDLKTLPPAEYLMDGWIPERSVGLLYGRWGSGKSFLGFDWCLHLAFGLPDWHGAKLPGVPTDVLIIAREGHAGFVKRVNAFMQYRGISEDPQKLVFMRSSISFLDDAAFAALKDDIKACPSSDELRLFRGHGNGGSGSSGFEVRRPAGDAASVFGGWSGV; encoded by the coding sequence ATGCGCATGACGCTCAATTTCACCACTCGGGAAATTGCGCTTGCGCTAGGCGGCGAAATTTCCGGCAGAGCAGTATTGGCTCCAGGACCGAACCACTCGACTAAGGACCGGTCACTTAGCATCAAAGTTGACCCGACTGCGCCCGACGGCTTCGTCGTGCACAGCTTTGCGGGTGATAATCCAATCACCTGCAAGGACTATGTGAGAGACAAGCTAGGGCTTCGCTGGGAGCCTCAGAAAAAGAACGGCGTTGATCCGATTAGGCGGATGCAGGAGCGCGTATCCACACCGCCGGCCGAGTACGTCTACCGACTCGAGGACGGCACGCCCTACCTGCGGGTTAAGCGCACTTCCGAAAAGCAGTTCTATCAGTCCCATTGGAACGGTCAGGCGTGGGTGAACGGTGCCCCTAAGGGGCTGAAGGTCCCATACCGTCTTCCTGAAATGGTTCAGGCGGCGCGCGATGGAGTGATGGATATAATGATTGTCGAGGGCGAGAAAGACGCCGACAATCTGGCGGCGCTCGGTTGCATCGCTACGACAAACTCAGCTGGCGCGGAGAAATTCGCGCCAGAGCTTGCCAAGTGGTTCAAGGACCGGAACGTGTACGTCCTGCCCGACAATGACGAGGCGGGCGAGCGGCACGCAAAGCAGGTTGTCGAGACGCTGCAAAAAGTCGCGCGATCAGTCCGAGTGGTGCGGCTGCCGGGCCTCCCTGACAAAGGCGACGTTTCGGACTGGATCGAGGCAGGCGGGACCGCAGACGAGCTTGCCGATCTGCTTCGCGATGCACCGGCTGCCGAAGGCCCCGCTTCGCGCTTCAAGTTTGAGACATTCTCCGATCTCAAGACGTTGCCGCCCGCCGAATACTTGATGGACGGCTGGATTCCAGAACGTAGCGTCGGTCTGCTCTATGGGCGCTGGGGCAGTGGCAAATCCTTTCTCGGTTTCGACTGGTGCCTTCACCTTGCATTCGGACTGCCAGATTGGCACGGCGCTAAACTCCCGGGCGTGCCAACAGATGTTTTGATCATCGCTCGTGAGGGTCACGCCGGGTTCGTGAAGCGCGTCAACGCCTTCATGCAGTATCGCGGCATCAGCGAAGACCCGCAAAAGCTTGTCTTCATGCGATCGTCCATTTCGTTCCTGGACGATGCCGCCTTTGCTGCTCTCAAAGACGACATCAAAGCATGTCCGTCGTCAGATGAATTGAGACTGTTCCGGGGTCACGGGAACGGAGGTTCTGGCTCATCTGGGTTTGAGGTTAGGCGGCCTGCAGGTGATGCTGCAAGCGTCTTTGGTGGATGGTCTGGCGTTTGA
- a CDS encoding tyrosine-type recombinase/integrase: MIDGLDPIEDRNARKLAFVAERETQKANATTFRQCAEAYIKAHQAGWKSAKHGSQWAATLERYAYPVIGNVPVALVDRNHIMKILEPIWTTKTETASRVRGRIEKVLDRARAIGLREAENPARWVGHLDQLLPKKSQVAPVEHFAALPYKQLPAFMAKLRKRDGISARALEFTILNVTRTANTIGAKWEQINESEQTWTIPGELMKGQKGRRRPDHVIPLSDRALSILQDLPREGSFIFPGARGEGLSNMAMAETLKEMGYSGDVATVHGFRSTFKDWASEQTSYANELTEMAMAHIVSSKTERAYRRGDQREKRVRLMADWAGYCESKATGGDNVVAIGAGR, from the coding sequence GTGATCGACGGGCTTGACCCGATCGAAGATCGCAACGCCCGCAAGCTGGCGTTTGTTGCCGAACGGGAAACCCAGAAGGCCAACGCCACGACATTCCGGCAGTGCGCGGAAGCCTACATCAAGGCGCATCAAGCCGGCTGGAAAAGCGCCAAGCACGGCAGCCAATGGGCGGCAACGCTGGAGAGGTACGCTTATCCCGTCATCGGCAATGTCCCGGTGGCGCTGGTCGACCGCAACCACATCATGAAAATCCTTGAGCCGATTTGGACGACTAAGACAGAGACGGCGAGCCGCGTTCGCGGTCGGATTGAGAAGGTGCTGGACCGGGCAAGGGCGATCGGACTCCGCGAGGCCGAGAACCCGGCCCGGTGGGTTGGGCACTTGGATCAGTTGTTGCCGAAGAAATCGCAGGTCGCTCCGGTGGAGCATTTCGCTGCGCTTCCCTACAAGCAACTGCCTGCCTTCATGGCGAAACTGCGCAAGCGCGACGGGATCAGCGCGCGGGCTCTTGAGTTTACGATCCTAAACGTCACCCGCACCGCAAATACAATCGGCGCGAAGTGGGAGCAGATTAACGAGTCCGAACAGACTTGGACGATTCCAGGCGAGTTGATGAAGGGCCAAAAGGGCAGGCGGCGGCCGGATCACGTCATCCCTTTGTCTGATCGTGCGTTGTCGATCTTGCAGGACCTTCCCCGCGAAGGCTCATTCATCTTTCCCGGCGCTAGGGGTGAAGGGCTCAGCAACATGGCCATGGCCGAAACGCTTAAGGAAATGGGCTACAGCGGCGACGTGGCAACGGTTCACGGCTTCCGGTCGACGTTTAAGGATTGGGCGTCTGAGCAGACTTCCTATGCCAACGAGCTAACGGAAATGGCGATGGCGCATATCGTCTCCAGCAAGACCGAGCGCGCCTATCGTCGCGGCGATCAGCGAGAGAAGCGCGTTCGGCTCATGGCTGATTGGGCAGGCTACTGTGAGAGCAAGGCGACTGGCGGTGACAACGTGGTGGCGATAGGGGCGGGGCGATGA